The Pyxidicoccus sp. MSG2 DNA segment TGCGCGGTGCCGGCAGGCGAGGTGCGCCGCTACACGGACCCGCGCAATGGGCGGACGTATACGTGGTTCGGGTTGCTCGGCCTCGCACCGGACTGGGCCCAGGGGCAGAAGGCCACCAAGGCGGAGCAGCAGGTGGTGTCGGCCTGCCTGGCCGCGCACACCAACAAGCGGGGCATCTCGATGGCCATCTCCGTGTTGGGAGAGAACAGCCGGGGCCAGCCCATTCCCTACAGCGGCGTGGAGCTGGCGGCCTTCCCCGAGCACGAGGCCTGCTTCTTCGGCAACCTCTTCACCGGCGAGGGCGTCTACGTGGGCAGCGACCAGGGCCTGCTGACCGGGCGCAAGAGCTCCCTGCGCGAGTGCGCGCTCTCACCGGGGCCGCTCCAGATGGAGGACAACTGCCCGCCGATGGTGCCCGTGGGCAACTGCGAGCTGCACTGTGATTTGCGGCTGCTGAGCCCCTACTACGGCACCTGCTACTACAACGGCATCCGGTACAAGGCCCTCACCACCCGGATGCTGGCGTCAGACGTCTACCAGTGCGGTGACGGCAGGTGCCAGGTCACCGAGTCGTGCGGCCTGGGCATCGACTATCGCAACTGCATGCTGGACTGCGGGGTGTGCATCCGATGAAGCAGGCCCTGGGCTCGCGCCTGCGGGCGGCGTACTGTCCAGGGCTTCATGCGCACACTCTACGGACTGCGGTACTCGAGCTGGACGGAGAAGGCCCTCTGGGCGCTGGACCACCACCGGGTCTCCTTCCGCTACCGCGAGCACATGCCCCTCATTGGCGAGGCCCTGCTGCGCTGGCGCACGCCGAAGGGCGTGCACCCCTCCGTCCCCATGCTGCTCGACGAGGACGGCGCCATCACCGGCTCGTTCAACATCGCGAAGCGCGCGGAGGCCCTGGGTTCAGGCGCGCCGCTCTTCCCGCCCGAAGCGGCGGAGCTCAACGCCCGCTGGGAGGAGACAGGGGACCGTGTGCTCAAGGTGGCCCGCGCGCACGTGCTCGTGGGCATGCTCCAGAATCCGCGGGCCCAGCGCGAGAGCCTCCCCGGCTTCGTGCCCGGCTTCCTCCGGGGGATGATGGCGCCGTCCACGAAGCTGGGCGTGCGCTTCATCGCCCGGAAGCACCAGGCCGCCTCCGACGTGGACGCCGCCATCCAGGAGACCGTCGTCCCCGCCCTCGAGCGGCTCCGCGCCGAGCTGGGCGGCCGGCCCTACCTGGCGGCCGGCTTCGCCTACGCGGACATCAACGGCGCGGCCATGCTCCAGTTCCTGCGCCCACCGGACGACCGCTACCTGCCCGTGGGCCCTGGCACGCGCGAGGTGTGGAGCCACGCCGCGCTCGCCGAGCGCTTCGCGGACCTGCTCGAGTGGCGCGACGGCCTCTATGCGAAGCACCGTCTGCGCTGACGCGCGCCACCCCAGCCACCCGCGTCAGGGCTTCTGTCCACCCCCCTGCGGCGGCGGTGCACCCTGGCTCATGCGCTGGCGAATCAGCTCCTGAATCTGCTCGGGCGTCTTGCCCTTGAAGTCCTCGGGCTTGAGGCCACCCATGGGGGCGCCCGAGGGCGGGCCCTCCATCTTCCGGTAGTCGGCGGGGATGGTGAAGAGCGAGTCGGGCTGCTTGCCCTCCTGGATGTTGGTGAGGTTGAGCTCCGTCACCTGTCCGTCGGCGCTGAAGGTCTGCGCGCGCACGTAGGGGACCTCGGACAGGTCCGTGGGCCGCCACAGCTTCTGGCGCAGCGGCTTGCCATCAATACTCGCGGGAGAGCCCTCGTACACGGTGGCGGCGTGGCCGTTCACCGTCTCGGTGCCCGTCTTCTTGTATCCCTGCTCCACGAAGCAGGTGTCGTAGTCCTGCGTCTTCCCCGTGCAGGAGCCGGGGAGCTTCATCGGCAGCTGATCCAGGCTCCGCACCGATGCAATCTTCTGCGCGTGCATCAGCGTGGTGCCGGTGCGCTTGTCGAAGTCGAACAGGATGGACATGGCCATGCCGGTGCCCTGGGGCGGGGCCGGCACCTGCGTGTCCATGCGCAGCAGGCCCTTGCGCCCGTAGATGCGGCCCTTCATCTCCGGCGGGGCCTTCTGGCCGGCCGGCGCCTTCTGGCCGGCCGGCGCCGACACCTTCGTGGTCGCATCCGCGGACCAGTCCGCGAGGGCGGGGGACGCCACCAGCAGCGCGGCGGTGGCGAAGCCTGACAGCCTGTGACGCAGGGAGGATGGGCTCATGGAGCCCACCTCAGTCCATGGCCCGCGCGCCTGTCAAACCGCCGCGGTCACGAGACGGGAAAGCGAACGGCGCCGGCCCTCGCGAGAAGCGAAGAGCGCGGCGCCGTGGCCGTGAAGCACCGGGCTGGAGACGTCAGCCCGGCTGGCAGACCTGGCGGAGGATGTCGAGCGACTCCAGCGCCTTGCCCGCGCCAATCACCACCGCGGACAGCGGGTCCTCGGCGAGGAACACGGGCAGGCCCGTCTCCTCGCGCAGGAGCGTGTCCAGGTTCTTCAGCAGCGCGCCGCCACCGGCGAGCACGATGCCGCGGTCGGCGATGTCACCGGCCAGCTCCGGCGGGGTGCGCTCGAGCGTGAGCTTCACCGCCTCGACGATGCCGTTGACGGGCTCGGCGAGCGCGTCGCGGACCTCGTCGCTGGACACCGTCAGGGTGCGCGGCACGCCGGCCACCAGGTCGCGACCCTTGATCTCCATGGTCATGACCTCGTCCGTCGGGTACGCGGTGCCGATGCCCATCTTGATGAGCTCGGCCGTGCGCTCGCCGATGAGCAGGTTGTACTTGCGCTTGACGTACTGGATGATGGCTTCGTCCAGCTTGTCGCCGCCGATGCGCACGCTCTTGGCGAACACGATGCCGGCGAGGCTGATGACCGCGACGTCGGACGTACCACCGCCGATGTCGACAATCATGTTGCCGCTGGGCTCCGTCACCGGCAGGCCCGCGCCAATCGCCGCGGCCATCGGCTGCTCGATGAGGTAGACCTCGCGGGCGCCCGCGTTCGCCGCCGCCTCGCGCACCGCACGGCGCTCCACCTCGGTGATGCCGGAGGGGATGCCGATGATGATGCGCGGGTTGACGAGCGTCTTGCGGTTGTGGGCGCTCTGGATGAAGTAGCGCAGCATCGCCGCGGTGATTTCGAAGTCCGCGATGACGCCGTCCTTCATCGGACGGATGGCCACGATGTTGCCCGGGGTGCGCCCGAGCATCTCCTTGGCCTCCTTGCCCACCGCGAGGACCTTCTTGCCCCCGCGCGCGTCCTGCTGCACGGCCACGACGGAAGGCTCGTTGGACACGATGCCCTGGCCGCGGATGTAGATGAGGGTATTCGCCGTGCCCAGGTCGATGGCGAGGTCACGCGAAAAGAGGGTGTGAAGCCAGTCAAACATACGAGGGCGGGAACTTTCGGGGAGGCGGCGGAATTTCCCCAAAGCGTGGGGGGAGACGCGCGGAAGGTACTACGCGCCGCAACACGGAGGAAGAAAAGCCGGAAGCGGCTTCCACTTCAGGTTGGAGAGCAGTCGGCCAGCGGACGCGCGCCGCCCCGGGTCTCAGTGCAGGGAGGCAGACTCGGCCTGGGCCTGCTCGAAGCGCCGGGCCACCACCCCGGCCTCCTCGGGCGTCCCCTCGGGCAGCGCCCCTTGCGGCAGCGTCCCCGCCTCCTCGGCCTCCCGGTACTCGGGCGTGTGGCGGAGGGCATCGCTGGTGACGTGGAGCAGGGTGTCGCGCACGGGCTCGAACAGCAGCGCGGTGAGGTACCAGGCGGGCGCGTAATCCAGGCGGATGAGGCCGTGCACGCTCCACCGGTGCGGCGAGTAGTCCCACGGGCAGCGGCCGAGCAGCCGCTTCAAGGCCCAGCCCGTGCCGTACTCCGCCGCGAAGATGAGGGCGGTGTAGGCCAGGGCGCGCAGGGGCCGGGGCAGGGGCTTGAGCCGGGCGGAGACCTCCTCCAGCGCCAGCGCCGTGCCTCCGTAGATGGGGTGCATCCACAGGTAGGTGCGCGCGGTGGCGCTCTTGTCCCGCTTCATGGCGGCGCCGGTCCCCGTGAACAGGACCTCCAACACCCACCCCGTGCACCCGTAGAGCAAGAATCGTGAAAGCACATCCGGAACCTAGGAATCGCTCCACGGTTGGGGCAGTGGCGGGGGCGCCGCTCCTGGTCGGCCGCCGTCAGACTGGGACTGGAGGGAGGGGCGGGTGTGCTCCACCGAACGGGAGACCTGTCCGGCAAGGAGGGGGAGACATGAACCTACAAAGGATGCGGGAGTGCTTTACTCGCCAGAGGGCCGCGTAATAACTGGAGGGGTGAAGCGCGCCCCCGGCCACAGCTCGCGAAGGACTGGCGCCGCGGGCGGAGCGCGCGGGCCGTGGCTCGTCGCCATGGTGGGTGTCTTCCTGACGCTGGGGCTGGCGCTCGGGAGCGCCGCGCTCGCGGAGCCGGGGCCGCGGCTCGCGGGGGTGAGTCGCCTTGCGGGCGACGCCGCAGGGGGTCCGGGGGCGCATGGCCTCCGGCGCGTCACCGAGGGCCCCGTGCGGCGGCCCGCCTGCCTGCGCTTCCACGGCGTGGGCTTCGACACCTGGGCCGCCCTGGAAGGCTCGCCGTCCCTCTTCCCCGCGCACCCGAGCTGGGGCGCGGCGCGCGGGCGCGGGGGCTTCCCCCCTGCCGTCTTCGCGGTGCCGCGCTGGAGCCGGGTGCGGCAGGTGCCCTCGGACACGGCCATCGCCCGTCGGGTGCGCTACCCGGTGGCGCCGGTGTCCGCGCGGAGCGGCCTCGCGGACCAGCCTCCCCTCGTCACCCGCCCCCTGCGCGGGCCTCCCGCGCGCGGATGACGGCGAGCACCGCCCCGATACGGGCGGTGCCTTCCTTCATCTCCCAGGTGCCCTCTCGAAGCCGCCCCCATGACGGCGCGGGGCGGACCCTTCCCGCCGTGTGCCCCGGTGGGGTCGTCCACGTGACGCTCCGTCCCCGGGCCCATGGCCCCTGTTCTCCTTCAGCTTGTACGCGCCCATGGTGGCGCGGAGGTGTCTTGATGCACGGAGCCCACGAGGTCCTCCAGGCCATCGCCATCGTCCTGTGCGTGGCGGCGGTGACCACCGTCCTCTTCCAGCGGCTGCGCCAACCCGTCGTCCTCGGCTACATCCTGGCCGGCCTGGTCGTCGGCCCCTTCGTCCCCATTCCCCTGGTGGCCAACCCGGACGTGGTGACGACGCTCTCGGAGCTGGGCGTCATCCTGCTGATGTTCTCGCTCGGGCTGGAGTTCAGCCTGCGCAAGCTGTTCTCGGTGGGCCTGACGGCGGGGCTCACCGCCGTCATCCAGTGCGCCATCATGATCTGGCTCGGCTTCGTGGTGGGCCGTGCCTTCGGGTGGACGTCCCGCGAGAGCATCTTCACCGGTGCGCTCATCGCCATCTCCAGCACCACCATCATCGCCAAGGCCTTCGACGAGCAGGGCATCAAGGGCCGCCTGCGCGAACTGGTGGTGGGCGTGCTCATCGTCGAGGACCTCATCGCCGTGCTGCTGATGGCCACGCTGACGGCCATCTCCACCGGCGCGGGCCTGTCCATGGGCGACCTGGCGCTGACCACGGGCCGGCTGGTGGCGTTCCTCGTGGGCCTGGTGGTGGTGGGCCTCTTCATCATCCCCCGCGCGGTGCGCGCCGTCGTGCGGCTCAACCGCCCGGAGACGACGCTGGTGGCCAGCGTGGGCATCTGCTTCGCGGTGGCGCTGCTGGCCCAGGCCTTCGGCTACTCGGTGGCGCTGGGGGCCTTCCTCGCGGGCTCGCTGGTGGCGGAGTCCGGGGAGGAGAAGGTGGTGGAGCACCTGGTGCAGCCGGTGCGCGACATGTTCGCGGCCATCTTCTTCGTGTCGGTGGGCATGCTCATCGACCCGGCGCTGGTGGCGAAGTACTGGGCATCCATCCTGGTGCTCACCGTCGTCGTCGTCTTCGGGAAGATTCTGGGCGTCACCCTGGGCGCGTTCCTCACGGGCAACGGCACGCGCACGTCCGTGCAGGCGGGGATGAGCCTGGCGCAGATTGGCGAGTTCTCCTTCATCATCGCGGGCCTGGGGCTGTCCCTGAGGGCGACGGGGGACTTCCTCTATCCGGTGGCGGTGGCCGTCTCCGCGATTACGACGCTCACCACGCCCATGCTCATCAAGGTGTCCGGCCCGGTGGCCAACTGGGTGGACCGCAAGCTGCCCAAGCCCCTCCAGACGTTCGCGACGCTCTATGGCACCTGGGTGGAGCGGCTGCGGGAGGCGCCGCCGAGCCAGACGCGGGGCGCGGTGGTGCGGCGCGTGGTGCGGTTGCTGCTGGTGGACGCGGCGCTGCTCATCCTGCTGGTGATTGGCACGTCGCTGGCCGCCAGCAAGGTGGCCCTGTTCGTGGAGGAGCGGACGGGGGTGGACCGCTCCCTGGCGGGCCACCTCATCATCGCGGTGGCCGTCGTCCTCGCGGTGCCGTTCCTCATCGGCATCATCACGCTGGCGCGCCGGCTCGGGGCGCTGCTGTCGGAAGCGGCGCTGCCCCAGCGGACGGATGGGAAGGTGGACCTGGCGGCGGCGCCCCGGAGGCTGCTGCTCGTCACGCTGCAGGTGGTGACGGTGCTGCTCATCGGCGTGCCGGTGGTGGCCATCACCCAGCCGTTCATGCGGGGCGCGACGGGGCCGCTCATCATCCTCGCGCTGCTGGTGGCGCTCGGCATCGCCTTCTGGCGCGGCGCCACCAACCTGCACGGGCACGTGCGCGCCGGGGCTCAGGTGGTCGTGGCGGCGCTGGCCGCGCAGTCCCACTCGAAGGAGCCGGGCTCGGAGGAGCACGCCCTGGATGACGTCCCCAAGCTGCTACCCGGCCTGGGCGAGCCGGTGCCCGTCCGGCTGGAGGACTTGAGCCCCGCGGTGGGCCGGACGCTGGCGCAGTTGAACCTGCGCGGGCTGACGGGCGCGACGGTGCTCGCGATTCAACGCGGGCAGGAGAGCGTGTCCGTGCCCACCGCCAGCGAGGTGCTGCGCGCGGGCGACGTGCTCGCGCTGACGGGGACGCATGACGCGGTGGAGGCGGCGAAGGGGCTCTTGGAGGGCGGCGCCGTGCTCAGCGCTTCACCGCATACTTGAAGATGACGTAGAGGGCGCGCACGCCGTCCTTCCAGCCAATCTTCTTGCCCTCTTCGTAGGTGCGCCCGTGGTAGCTGATGGGCACCTCGAAGACGCGCCAGTTGCCGCGGGCCACCTTGGCGGTGATTTCCGGCTCGAAGCCGAACCGCTCCTCCTCCACGTCCACCGAGCGCAGCACCTCGGTGCGGAAGGCCTTGTAGCAGGTCTCCATGTCCGTGAGGTTCAGCCCGCTCGTCATGTTGGAGAGGGTGGTGAGCGTCTTGTTCATCACCGTGTGCCAGAAGTACAGCACGCGCCGCGGCGTCCCCGTGAAGCGGCTGCCGAAGACGACGTCCGCGTCCCCGTCGAGGATGGGCTGGATGACCTTGGGGATGTCGCGCGGGTCATACTCCAGGTCCGCGTCCTGGACGATGACGATGTCCCCGGTGGCCTCGGCGAAGCCGCGGCGCAGCGCCGCGCCCTTGCCCTGGTTGTCCTCCTGGAACAGCACCCGCACCTGGTTCTGGTTGCGGGGCGTACCCCCCAGTACCCCCACGCCCTGCTCGGCGAGCTGGCGGAGGAATTCGCGGCTGCCGTCCTTCGAGCAGTCGTCGATGAGGACCAGCTCCTTCGGGAAGTCAACGGCGATGCAGCGGCGCAGCAGCTCCGCGAGGGTGGGAATCTCGTTGTAGACGGGGATGACGAGCGACACGAGCATGGCGGCTCGCGCCTCTACCCCATTTCCCCGCCGGGGGCGAATGTCCAGCACCTACCGTGCGCCGGCCCGGGGGGGTGACGCGCGTTGCCCGGTTTGCATGAAATGCCCTGCTGCCTCGGGAGCCGGTCCAGGGGGGGCCTCCTTCCGGCGGCAAGCGCGGAGCGCGCAATGAACCACCCACTGGAACATGTGGGCCACGGAGTCTTGTCCGCGGAGTCCCCGCCGGGAGCCGGGGAGGGGCTGGTCGCGGGACTGAGGGAAATCATCTACGGCGCCTGGTACATGCCACACGGCCACTGCTACCAGTGGCAGCCGGACCTGGTGGCGCTGCACGTGTTGTCCGACGCGCTCACCGGCGCCGCGTACCTCTTCATCTCCCTGTCGCTGTTCGTGCTGGTGCGGCGCATCCGGCTGCCCTTCGGCGGGATGATTCTCTCCTTCGGCGTCTTCATCGGCGCGTGCGGGCTGACGCACCTGATGGAGGTGTGGAACGTGTGGAACTCGGCCTACTGGCTGGCCGGGGGCGTGAAGGGGGTGACGGCGGTGGCGTCGGTGGCCACGGGGCTGTACCTGCTGCCGCTGCGCCGCCAGGTGGCGGACGTGGTGGCCTCCGCGCGGCTGTCCGAGGAGCGCCGGGTGCGGCTGGAGACGAGCAGCCGGGAGCTGGAGGCGCTCTACGCGAAGCTGAAGGAGTCCGAGGCGCAGCGCACCGGCTTCTTCGCCAACGTCAGCCACGAACTGCGCACGCCGCTGGCGCTCATCCTGGGTCCGGTGGACCGGCTCCTGCAGCGTGGCGTGCCGGACGCGGAGGACCGCAGGGATTTGGAGGCGGTGCGGCGCAACGCGCGGGTGCT contains these protein-coding regions:
- a CDS encoding glutathione S-transferase N-terminal domain-containing protein, whose protein sequence is MRTLYGLRYSSWTEKALWALDHHRVSFRYREHMPLIGEALLRWRTPKGVHPSVPMLLDEDGAITGSFNIAKRAEALGSGAPLFPPEAAELNARWEETGDRVLKVARAHVLVGMLQNPRAQRESLPGFVPGFLRGMMAPSTKLGVRFIARKHQAASDVDAAIQETVVPALERLRAELGGRPYLAAGFAYADINGAAMLQFLRPPDDRYLPVGPGTREVWSHAALAERFADLLEWRDGLYAKHRLR
- a CDS encoding LolA family protein, yielding MSPSSLRHRLSGFATAALLVASPALADWSADATTKVSAPAGQKAPAGQKAPPEMKGRIYGRKGLLRMDTQVPAPPQGTGMAMSILFDFDKRTGTTLMHAQKIASVRSLDQLPMKLPGSCTGKTQDYDTCFVEQGYKKTGTETVNGHAATVYEGSPASIDGKPLRQKLWRPTDLSEVPYVRAQTFSADGQVTELNLTNIQEGKQPDSLFTIPADYRKMEGPPSGAPMGGLKPEDFKGKTPEQIQELIRQRMSQGAPPPQGGGQKP
- a CDS encoding rod shape-determining protein; protein product: MFDWLHTLFSRDLAIDLGTANTLIYIRGQGIVSNEPSVVAVQQDARGGKKVLAVGKEAKEMLGRTPGNIVAIRPMKDGVIADFEITAAMLRYFIQSAHNRKTLVNPRIIIGIPSGITEVERRAVREAAANAGAREVYLIEQPMAAAIGAGLPVTEPSGNMIVDIGGGTSDVAVISLAGIVFAKSVRIGGDKLDEAIIQYVKRKYNLLIGERTAELIKMGIGTAYPTDEVMTMEIKGRDLVAGVPRTLTVSSDEVRDALAEPVNGIVEAVKLTLERTPPELAGDIADRGIVLAGGGALLKNLDTLLREETGLPVFLAEDPLSAVVIGAGKALESLDILRQVCQPG
- a CDS encoding putative ABC transporter permease yields the protein MLSRFLLYGCTGWVLEVLFTGTGAAMKRDKSATARTYLWMHPIYGGTALALEEVSARLKPLPRPLRALAYTALIFAAEYGTGWALKRLLGRCPWDYSPHRWSVHGLIRLDYAPAWYLTALLFEPVRDTLLHVTSDALRHTPEYREAEEAGTLPQGALPEGTPEEAGVVARRFEQAQAESASLH
- a CDS encoding cation:proton antiporter translates to MHGAHEVLQAIAIVLCVAAVTTVLFQRLRQPVVLGYILAGLVVGPFVPIPLVANPDVVTTLSELGVILLMFSLGLEFSLRKLFSVGLTAGLTAVIQCAIMIWLGFVVGRAFGWTSRESIFTGALIAISSTTIIAKAFDEQGIKGRLRELVVGVLIVEDLIAVLLMATLTAISTGAGLSMGDLALTTGRLVAFLVGLVVVGLFIIPRAVRAVVRLNRPETTLVASVGICFAVALLAQAFGYSVALGAFLAGSLVAESGEEKVVEHLVQPVRDMFAAIFFVSVGMLIDPALVAKYWASILVLTVVVVFGKILGVTLGAFLTGNGTRTSVQAGMSLAQIGEFSFIIAGLGLSLRATGDFLYPVAVAVSAITTLTTPMLIKVSGPVANWVDRKLPKPLQTFATLYGTWVERLREAPPSQTRGAVVRRVVRLLLVDAALLILLVIGTSLAASKVALFVEERTGVDRSLAGHLIIAVAVVLAVPFLIGIITLARRLGALLSEAALPQRTDGKVDLAAAPRRLLLVTLQVVTVLLIGVPVVAITQPFMRGATGPLIILALLVALGIAFWRGATNLHGHVRAGAQVVVAALAAQSHSKEPGSEEHALDDVPKLLPGLGEPVPVRLEDLSPAVGRTLAQLNLRGLTGATVLAIQRGQESVSVPTASEVLRAGDVLALTGTHDAVEAAKGLLEGGAVLSASPHT
- a CDS encoding glycosyltransferase family 2 protein; this encodes MLVSLVIPVYNEIPTLAELLRRCIAVDFPKELVLIDDCSKDGSREFLRQLAEQGVGVLGGTPRNQNQVRVLFQEDNQGKGAALRRGFAEATGDIVIVQDADLEYDPRDIPKVIQPILDGDADVVFGSRFTGTPRRVLYFWHTVMNKTLTTLSNMTSGLNLTDMETCYKAFRTEVLRSVDVEEERFGFEPEITAKVARGNWRVFEVPISYHGRTYEEGKKIGWKDGVRALYVIFKYAVKR